The Aspergillus fumigatus Af293 chromosome 5, whole genome shotgun sequence nucleotide sequence CAGAATGAGCTGGATCCAGTAAAGCCATCTCCAACCAGCGTGGCAGAGATAACCACCCACAAGAGGACCGATGGCGGGTCCGATGAAGGGGCTGGCAGAGAATGCAGCCATGGGGACACCACGCTCCTCATTCCTCCACAGATCAGCCAGAGTACCGCCGACCAACGTCATTGGAGCACTGAACGCGATACCATCGATCGCTCGGCAGACGATAAGGGTGCCGAGATTCTTGGAAACCGCGCAGGGtatgacgaagatgaaggcaAGCAGAAGCGTAGCACCGTACACCGGCCGGCGTCCAACCATTTCCGAAAGAGGAGCAAACATCATAGGGCCTGAAGTCAGTCAGCATGGGACAAGCTCCAAGTGATTCAGTTTATTGACTTACCGACACCAAAACCAATGACAAAGACCGTAACCGTAACAAGACTGGCTTCATGAGAGACATTGAAGGCCTCGGAGGGCCCGTCAATGTCGGCCGTGATCACACTGCTGGCAAAGGCAACGACGAAACAGGTGAACGAGACGACCATAGTGCAGTACCATTTGTAGGCCTTAGACCAGTTCTTTGGGTTCTCAGGATCATCGACTTTGAATGTGACCAGCTTCCAGTCCTCTACCTTGCCGGTAGCAGAAGATCTGACTggcttgatgatctctcccGCCGCAGTCTCCGTGGTGTACTCTTCCATGTTCGCATCGTTGGTGACTTGGCGGAGGGGAAGGTCCAGGGGGTCGACTTGGCCCTGGCCAGTTCCCAAGGAGAACCTCCGCATGGCATCCTGATGGTGTTGTTGATCCGACATGTCGAGCTATGCACTAGCGACACTCAGGGATCCTAGGTTGGGATGGAGATGTAGCACGGAGCACGGTCGGTAGCCGGGAGATACATCCAGGAGGGTCCTGGCAAGTACTTATACCGCTAAGTCGATCCATTTTTTATCGTTTAAAAATTGAATCTGTGGAACCAGTCGGGGAGGGCAGCGGGCCAGATGCAAGAAAGGAGTAATAATGGATCTGTCCATTGTCAACATCATAGAGCATGATACCAAGGACGGCAGCTTGTCCCGGATCTGCCTCGGCGGTCCCTCGGTTGCCCGATCTGGTAGTGAACCTACTAACCTTTTCGAGCAATATGCTTCGAGGCCACCGCATTTCTCATGTGTCAACCATGGATGTTTTCTCCATGTCTCTTATCTCTCTATATACCAGGTGGGGTCACAAACTAGAGCCTAAACTTGAAATATGTTTAGTTGGGCAGATACTCAGCCTATTcagaggtacggagtatatttCTCCTCGCCTAAACCATCCCAAATCAGGATGAGGTAAAAACGAAGGAACAAAGGCGATCAAGGCAACATCTGTTTGATAGCTTATGGCGCAAGTCCGTTTAAAGGTAGATATTGAAATCACCCTCGGACACATCTTTCGTTCTAGGAAGAGAGAATATAAGAGAGGGGTAAATACAGCTGTACGGCGTACAGAAGCCTGCTTCAATGGAGTGCTCCTAGTGGGAATTCTACAATCGACGCGACCAGTTTCCCTTTGATAGTTAGAATCCGTACTGTGTTATTAGGCGCTCGCGTCTCTATCATCAATCTATGTACCAGAGTAAGCTGCAACTTCTTGTTGAAACTCAACTCGGCTCAGGGAGAGCACGAACCACCAAGGTCAGTCAGAAATTGTTGTCAGTTGGTTATTAGGGCTGTTTCCGGGTCCCTTCATGGACCTGGTCCGTTTAGCTGCTAATGGCGAAGTGGGTCTGATTAGCTTGCACTGTATCATTCTGGACCTTGGGCACCGAATCATCTAGATCTATGGAAGTCTTATCATACGAAACAATGTTGCGTATAGTCGGAGGACTACTTTATTCATCTTAAGAGCTCAAGTGTCCCCCTTAAAACCTCCGACGAGAACTGAGAGGCCTATCGACCCTGCAAACTATGTTATGACGAAGCAAGTGATTATGTTTGACTGCTTCTTGGCAAAAGTCATAGATATGGGATACCACAATTATCCAGGTGTTGTGACTAGAACAAAGTTTCAAAGTGTTGCATCCCTGCAATTATGCCATCATTATACCTAGTATTACTCGACCGTGGAGCTTGCTAACGAGAAAGTTTGCTGCCAAAGAGCCACTACCAAGGAAGCCCGCCATCGGGAATTCTTGGCATCGGAAGGCTGATGTGACATCGGAGCGTTTCTCCCAATACGGTAAAGTGGCCTTCCCTTTCCTTAAGAGGAAAAATAGGTGCATTCACTCGAGTAGGCTATGCGTCATGTCATGATTCTTACCAGGAAAATTACTGGAAACCCTTGATTTTTGTGATCCAGCCTTAAAAGGGATAGAAGCCGCACACAGAATCTGGAATAAAGTCTGTGCTGAATATCCGGAATAATGGCTAAGTCCAATGCCCCTGTGCAGCCTGTGTAGATGGATCGACAGTCAAGGCCGATGGTCTAGCCCTTTGTCTCTGTACCTCCACAGGATTCAGGCTCCGTATGTTCTTGCGCTCCGGCAAAATATATTTGTGCTTTGCTCTGGATTCCATGTCACTGCCTGGCATTCTCTTGTCGAGAACACTTTATATATTGAAAACCGGTTCTTCTTCCCCAGGTCTCGCACATCTCCACTAAAGAATGTGGGACAGTGGACATCATTGCCGCGACATTCAAGCTTCTATAGAAACAAACTCACTTGGCGCTTTGGATCTGGACACCAGATATTGAGCACGATATAAATGATGTCGGACCCTCCTAAGATGAAGCCCATGAGCTTTGATATTCTTTCAAATACAAATGATAGACACGCTGAATCCTGAGGCATCCACGGGCTCAAGTTTGTCCGAAAATGTCACATGACTGATAAGTAGAGATCGTTACGAGATAAGCCGAAATGGGATTAGCGCGGGGTTGGAACTTCGACGCTCCCAAAAAGACTCAGATTGACTCGAATGTGAGTAATTTTACGACGGCCAGCAGCTCAACGCCCCGTCGCTGTGGTGCTCTAGCCGATTCTTCTCGTTAGAAGTGTCTCTTGGGCACTTCTGTGAAGATTTGAATCACATATCCGTCATTCTTTCTTCCTGtctccctttcttcctcaggttcGCCATCCTGTTTCCCGCCGAagcgaaaaaaaaaactatCAAATAGGAGTGGACAAAAGGTGCCACTTCGCAATGGCTTCCACATCCACCAATTCCACATACTTGGCCATCCCAGGCTCAGTTGCCTTCTCACACTCGCGTGGACGGGCAATTGCGGCCAGCATCGGGGCCCTGGATGTTCGAGCTCAGTGGATCCACTACGTCCACGCTGAACGACCTTTGGATGCTCAGCAACAGGGCGTCTTGGAGCAGTTGCTCCGTTACGGCGATATCACCGATGTTCCCGCCTCATTCGGCCCCGAGGACGGTTCCTTCGATGTCTTTTATGTCTTTCCCCGCACTGGAACGATTTCCCCTTGGAGTTCCCAAGCCACTGGTATCTCGCATGTGTGTGGCTTGCGTCAGTACGTGAAGCGCATTGAGCGGGGTATCAAGATCTCATGCCTTCGTGAGAAGACACAAGAGTTCAAGCCTGGTTTTGAGGATGTTCTCCACGATCGGATGACCCAATTGCTCAGCCAAACTGAGCCCGACCTGCACCTGATGTTTTCCGAACATGCTCCCCAACCGCTCGAGACGATTCCCCTTCACGGCAGCGACAAATCTCCCAAGGAAGTACTACAGGAAGCCAACAAGCGACTAGGGCTGGCATTGGAACAATCAGAGATTGACTATCTCGCTGATGCTTACGGGCCCAATGGTCCCCTCGCGCGTGACCCTACCGATGTCGAACTGTTCATGTTCGCTCAGGTCAACTCGGAGCACTGTCGTCACAAGCAGTTCAACGCTTCCTGGGTGATCGATGGCAAGCAGATGCCAAACagtctcttctccatgatcCGCAACACGCATAAGAAGCACCCCGATCACACCATTAGCGCCTACAGTGACAACGCCGCCGTGCTTGAGGGACCCAACGCCGCATTCTGGGCTCCTGACCCATTCACTGGCGAATGGAACCACACAAAGGAGGTCGTCCACTTCCTGGCTAAGGTTGAAACTCACAACCATCCCACTGCTGTCTCTCCTTTCCCCGGCGCTGCCACCGGCTCGGGTGGGGAGATTCGGGATGAGGGTGCAGTCGGCAGAGGCTCCAAGCCCAAGGCCGGTCTTGCTGGATACTGCGTTTCGGATCTCCTGATTCCGGATCTGAAGCAGCCTTGGGAGCTCGATGTTGGCAAGCCCAACCACATTGCGAGCAGCTTGGACATCATGCTGGAGGCTCCCATTGGCAGCGCTCACTACAACAATGAGTTTGGTCGTCCCTGTACGTTTGGGTACTTCCGTACTCTTCTCACACAGATTGACGTCGGCAACGGTCAGACTGAGGTTCGTGGTTACCACAAGCCTATTATGATTGCTGGCGGCGTTGGGACAGTCCGACCACAGCATGCTATCAAGAAACCCGAGGCCGTCAAGCCCGGCTCCTACCTCGTTGTTCTGGGAGGTCCTGCCATGCTTATTGGACTGGGCGGAGGCGCCGCGTCCAGCGTCGCATCCGGTGAAGGATCTGCGGACTTGGACTTCGCTAGTGTCCAGAGAGGCAACGCTGAGGTGCAGCGTAGAGCTCAGGAGGTTATCAATGCTTGCGTGGCTATGGGGGAGAACAACCCTATCAAGTTCATTCACGACGTCGGTGCCGGTGGGCTCTCAAACGCGCTTCCCGAGCTGATTCACGATTCGGGACTCGGTGCCACTTTTGAGCTTCGTGAGGTCGATAGCGCCGACAAGAGCATGAGCCCCATGCAAATTTGGTGCTGTGAAGCCCAGGAAAGATATGTCCTCGCAGTTGGCGAGGAAGGCATGAATAAATTCACCGCCATCGCTCATCGTGAGCGTTGTGGTTTCTCGGTCGTTGGCCGTGGTGAGGGTGGCTCTGAGGAGGACAAGAGACTCATCCTCCTTGACAGAGACTCCACCGAGTATCCCAAACCCATCGACCTCCCTTTGTCAGTCCTCTTCGGCAAGCCTCCTCGGATGACAAGGACTGTGGACTCCCGCAAACTGAAACTCCCCGCCGTCGATGCCAGCCTTACCAGCTATCTTCCTTCCCTTGCGCCGAATCGCGTCGAGCTGATCAGCGAGGCTGCCAACCGTGTCCTTTCCTTGCCTGCTGTAGGCTCCAAGTCGTTCCTGATCACAATCGGCGATCGGACCGTGGGTGGTCTTACTGCTCGGGACCAGATGGTCGGAAAATGGCAAACCCCGGTCTCCGACGTCTCCGTCACAGCCACTGCGTTGGTTCAGGGAATGAAGACTGGGgaagccatggccatgggtGAGAGGCCGACTCTTGCTCTTATTTCTCCGGCCGCATCGGCTCGGATGGCAGTTGCGGAGTCGCTCATGAACATTGCTGCGGCGGACTTGGTCGACCGCCTGAACCATGTCAAGCTTTCTGCCAACTGGATGTCCGCCAGCAATCACCCCGGGGAGGGAGCCGCCATCTACGAGGCGGTTGAGGCTATCGGTATGGACTTGTGTCCTAAACTCGGCATCAGCATTCCCGTTGGAAAGGACTCCatgtcgatgaagatgaagtgGACCGATGAAGCTACCAAGGAGTCCAAGGAGGTCACTGCCCCTATGTCCCTCGTGATCTCTTCCTTCGCGCCCGTCGGTGATTTCCGTAAGACCTGGACACCAGCCCTCCGCAGCGTTGAGGATGTCGGTGACACCGTTCTGATGTTCGTTGACCTCTCGTTTGGCCGCAAGACCCTGGGCGGCTCGGCCCTCGCTCAGGTCTTCAACCAGGTTGGAGATGAATGCCCTGATCTCCGCGATGTGGAGATCTTCCGGGACTTCTTCGACGCTACTCAGCAGCTCCAGGAGGCAGGCATCGTTTTGGCCTACCACGACAGATCTGATGGTGGTCTCTTCACTACTCTTGCGGAGATGATGTTTGCCGGACGCTGCGGCGTGGAAATCATGTTGGACAACATCTGCCCCACCAACAGCACACAAGATCTCGTATCGACCCTCTTCACGGAAGAGCTGGGTGCGGTCTTCCAGGTGCGCAAGGAGCATGAGATCCAATTCCGCTCTTGCTTTGCCACCTGTGGCCCCCCTGCTGGCCTGATCCACAAGATCGGTCGCGTCTCTGAAAGGCCAAAGCAGAACTTGGCCATCTACTACAAGGCCAGCCTGGTATACCGCAACAATCGCGCGAGCCTCCAGCAGACCTGGGCTACCACCTCGTATCACATGCAGAAGATCCGTGACAACGCTGCCTGCGCGGAACAGGAATTCTCGAACATCCTGGACGATACCGACCCCGGTCTGTCATGGAACCCCACCTTCGACCCGAAGGAC carries:
- a CDS encoding phosphoribosylformylglycinamidine synthase, whose product is MASTSTNSTYLAIPGSVAFSHSRGRAIAASIGALDVRAQWIHYVHAERPLDAQQQGVLEQLLRYGDITDVPASFGPEDGSFDVFYVFPRTGTISPWSSQATGISHVCGLRQYVKRIERGIKISCLREKTQEFKPGFEDVLHDRMTQLLSQTEPDLHLMFSEHAPQPLETIPLHGSDKSPKEVLQEANKRLGLALEQSEIDYLADAYGPNGPLARDPTDVELFMFAQVNSEHCRHKQFNASWVIDGKQMPNSLFSMIRNTHKKHPDHTISAYSDNAAVLEGPNAAFWAPDPFTGEWNHTKEVVHFLAKVETHNHPTAVSPFPGAATGSGGEIRDEGAVGRGSKPKAGLAGYCVSDLLIPDLKQPWELDVGKPNHIASSLDIMLEAPIGSAHYNNEFGRPCTFGYFRTLLTQIDVGNGQTEVRGYHKPIMIAGGVGTVRPQHAIKKPEAVKPGSYLVVLGGPAMLIGLGGGAASSVASGEGSADLDFASVQRGNAEVQRRAQEVINACVAMGENNPIKFIHDVGAGGLSNALPELIHDSGLGATFELREVDSADKSMSPMQIWCCEAQERYVLAVGEEGMNKFTAIAHRERCGFSVVGRGEGGSEEDKRLILLDRDSTEYPKPIDLPLSVLFGKPPRMTRTVDSRKLKLPAVDASLTSYLPSLAPNRVELISEAANRVLSLPAVGSKSFLITIGDRTVGGLTARDQMVGKWQTPVSDVSVTATALVQGMKTGEAMAMGERPTLALISPAASARMAVAESLMNIAAADLVDRLNHVKLSANWMSASNHPGEGAAIYEAVEAIGMDLCPKLGISIPVGKDSMSMKMKWTDEATKESKEVTAPMSLVISSFAPVGDFRKTWTPALRSVEDVGDTVLMFVDLSFGRKTLGGSALAQVFNQVGDECPDLRDVEIFRDFFDATQQLQEAGIVLAYHDRSDGGLFTTLAEMMFAGRCGVEIMLDNICPTNSTQDLVSTLFTEELGAVFQVRKEHEIQFRSCFATCGPPAGLIHKIGRVSERPKQNLAIYYKASLVYRNNRASLQQTWATTSYHMQKIRDNAACAEQEFSNILDDTDPGLSWNPTFDPKDRAMPLLTSLKSPFSNKPRVAILREQGVNSQAEMAFAFNVAGFSAIDVHMTDIISGRVSLSSFVGLAACGGFSYGDVLGAGQGWAKSVLLHENTRTEFQSFFQRPDTFALGVCNGCQFLSRLKELIPGASNWPSFERNASEQYEGRVCMVRISDPDPANPSVFLHGMNGSSLPIAVAHGEGRASFAAAPGTSAQDFVHQGLAPVQYVDNATLKPTMKYPFNPNGSPEGIAGIRSADGRVLAIMPHPERTVMGGIASWLPPNAEEWGDIGPWGRVFFSARRWVG